In the genome of Afifella aestuarii, one region contains:
- a CDS encoding outer membrane protein, whose product MRTPLVLAAAFGLVASSALAADLPAPETYTSEPPMVTSTGPNDWSGFYLGAMLGYSTGESDTSGGNVDVDGVDGGVYAGYQRQFDQFVVGVEADALASGLDGNDNGISVEQNWTGSVRGRAGIALDRFLLYTTGGVALSDVKAKSGGVSDSDTRVGWTLGAGAEAAITKNLTAGVEYRYTDYEDKTFSLTAPTAVDLDTHSVRARVGYKF is encoded by the coding sequence GTGCGCACACCACTGGTTCTCGCTGCTGCTTTCGGTCTGGTGGCATCGTCCGCGCTGGCTGCCGATCTGCCGGCGCCCGAAACCTATACCTCTGAGCCTCCGATGGTCACCTCGACCGGTCCGAACGATTGGTCAGGCTTTTATCTCGGCGCCATGCTCGGCTATTCCACGGGCGAGAGCGATACGAGCGGCGGTAACGTCGATGTCGACGGTGTCGATGGCGGGGTTTATGCCGGCTATCAGCGCCAGTTCGACCAGTTCGTGGTCGGTGTGGAAGCGGATGCGCTCGCCTCTGGCCTCGACGGCAACGACAACGGCATTTCTGTCGAGCAGAACTGGACTGGTTCGGTTCGCGGTCGCGCCGGCATCGCGCTCGATCGCTTCCTTCTCTACACGACGGGTGGTGTCGCCCTGAGCGACGTCAAGGCGAAGTCCGGTGGCGTGAGCGACAGCGATACGCGCGTCGGTTGGACACTCGGTGCAGGTGCTGAAGCCGCGATCACCAAAAATCTGACGGCGGGTGTCGAGTACCGCTATACGGATTACGAGGACAAGACTTTCAGCCTCACAGCACCAACTGCGGTCGATCTCGATACGCATTCGGTCCGCGCCCGCGTCGGCTACAAGTTCTAG
- a CDS encoding DUF1176 domain-containing protein — protein MRGLSLLALPLFIVSPALAQETNSFRDWSVTCSPDAGCSAQVKGPSTQFALDRSEGAAGWYIRFDFSDPLPDPNRPLTLLIDGEKTVLQARSDWSFTGEAGRSFVRGNDSLRAALMGALQDGTQLIMEYIDVTGEPRRQLFSLSGLSASLLWAEEQIGIVGEERLASAPDQDAVDAQTATDIETLSIEASAIPAVVLERHQQSSACEALDSELMRDIPPLISRVSDTAIVYAIPCVVAAYNVTYRIYLRETGEIGGLQTLYFPQWSEAYGWSGTDLLFNVELKGDHLSATALGRGVGDCGTQADFTFLDYAFRLDRYAAEEECRGRLPTDWPVIYEHGGEHGEQPQKSPT, from the coding sequence ATGCGCGGCCTCAGCCTTCTCGCCCTACCCCTGTTCATCGTTTCTCCCGCTCTCGCGCAGGAGACGAACAGTTTTCGCGATTGGTCGGTGACGTGTTCTCCTGACGCCGGTTGCAGCGCTCAGGTGAAGGGGCCCTCCACGCAATTCGCCCTTGATCGAAGCGAAGGGGCCGCCGGCTGGTACATTCGCTTCGACTTCTCCGACCCGCTGCCTGATCCCAACCGCCCTCTGACCCTTTTGATCGACGGCGAAAAGACTGTGTTGCAGGCTCGTTCGGACTGGAGTTTTACCGGCGAGGCTGGACGGAGTTTCGTCCGCGGCAACGATAGTCTGCGGGCAGCTTTGATGGGCGCCCTGCAGGACGGAACGCAGCTCATCATGGAATATATCGACGTCACCGGCGAACCGCGCCGGCAGCTTTTCTCTCTTTCGGGCCTCTCCGCCTCCTTGCTGTGGGCAGAGGAACAGATAGGCATCGTGGGGGAAGAGCGCCTCGCGTCCGCCCCCGATCAGGACGCGGTGGATGCACAGACGGCGACGGATATCGAGACCTTGTCGATCGAAGCCTCTGCCATCCCGGCGGTCGTTCTCGAGCGACATCAGCAATCCAGCGCTTGCGAAGCGCTCGACAGCGAGCTGATGCGGGATATTCCGCCACTCATCTCGCGGGTCAGCGATACGGCCATCGTCTACGCCATTCCCTGCGTCGTCGCCGCCTACAATGTCACCTATCGGATCTATCTGCGCGAGACCGGAGAGATCGGCGGCCTTCAGACACTCTATTTCCCGCAATGGTCGGAGGCCTATGGCTGGAGCGGGACCGATCTCTTGTTCAATGTCGAGCTTAAAGGCGACCACCTTTCAGCGACCGCGCTTGGACGCGGCGTCGGCGATTGCGGCACGCAAGCCGATTTCACCTTCCTGGATTATGCCTTCCGGCTCGACCGCTATGCCGCCGAAGAGGAATGCCGCGGCCGTTTGCCGACCGACTGGCCCGTCATCTACGAGCACGGCGGCGAACATGGCGAGCAACCACAAAAAAGCCCGACCTGA
- a CDS encoding elongation factor G: protein MSGRDAGGARREGPRCIAIVGPFASGKTSLFEEILFRTGAIPKVGAVASGNTVGDASPEAREHAMSVELNTAMTTFMDETYCFIDCPGSVEFAYESDPVLACVDAAIVVAEPDDKKIPALQVVMKHLEERNVPRLLFFNKIDRASGGVRDALELLQPVSSVPLVLRQLPIWKDGIAVGFVDLALDRAFLYREHAPSEVVDMAEMERMESEEARFSMLESLADHDDALMEQLLEDIQPPRDDVFADLVKEMRASEIVPVFLGSAANGNGIMRLLKALRHEAPDVTDTRARLGLEDAAGPLVQVMKTIHTSHGGKLSLSRVLAGSVEDAAELDNAAGPAGKVSGIYDLVGQKTVKRGTAKAGDTVALGKLDGAVTGDTLSAKGASVPTIAVPKPPQPVLHKVVRPSERKDDVKLSAALAKLVDEDPSLAVEHRQETGETVVSGQGEMHLRVALERLASKNGLSVETSVATVPYRETIKGSVTQRGRHKKQSGGHGQFGDIVVDIKPLPRGSGFVFNETISGGVVPRQYFSAVEAGAREALESGPLGGFPVVDVSVTLTDGSYHPVDSSEQAFKMAALLAMREGLPQCQPVILEPVLKVEVTVPSDATPKVNAIVSGRRGQLLGFDGKPDWDGWDVISALIPEAEIADLIIELRSATQGVGTFTSSFDHLAEVHGRLSDDILKAASKEAA, encoded by the coding sequence ATGAGCGGCAGAGACGCAGGAGGTGCGAGGCGCGAGGGGCCGCGATGCATCGCCATCGTTGGCCCCTTCGCGAGCGGTAAGACCAGCCTCTTTGAGGAGATCCTTTTCCGAACCGGCGCGATCCCCAAAGTTGGGGCGGTAGCCTCTGGGAACACCGTCGGTGATGCCTCGCCGGAAGCGCGCGAGCATGCGATGAGCGTCGAGCTCAACACGGCCATGACCACCTTCATGGATGAAACCTATTGTTTCATCGACTGCCCGGGCTCCGTTGAATTCGCTTACGAATCCGACCCGGTTCTCGCCTGCGTCGACGCGGCGATCGTGGTCGCCGAGCCGGACGACAAGAAGATTCCTGCGCTCCAGGTGGTGATGAAGCATCTGGAAGAGCGCAACGTGCCGCGGCTCTTGTTCTTCAACAAGATCGATCGCGCCTCGGGCGGCGTGCGTGACGCGCTTGAACTGTTGCAGCCGGTCTCGTCCGTGCCGCTCGTCCTGCGTCAGCTGCCGATCTGGAAGGATGGCATTGCGGTCGGTTTCGTCGACCTCGCGCTCGATCGGGCTTTCCTTTACCGCGAACACGCGCCGAGCGAAGTCGTCGATATGGCTGAGATGGAGCGCATGGAGAGCGAAGAAGCCCGCTTTTCCATGCTCGAATCGCTCGCCGATCACGACGACGCGCTGATGGAACAGCTTCTGGAAGATATTCAGCCGCCGCGCGACGACGTTTTTGCCGATCTCGTCAAAGAGATGCGCGCGAGCGAAATCGTTCCCGTCTTCCTCGGCTCGGCCGCGAATGGCAACGGCATCATGCGCCTCTTGAAGGCGCTGCGCCATGAGGCTCCCGACGTCACCGACACCCGCGCCCGTCTCGGTCTTGAAGACGCAGCCGGGCCGCTCGTGCAGGTGATGAAGACCATTCATACAAGCCATGGCGGCAAGCTTTCCTTAAGCCGGGTTCTTGCTGGATCGGTGGAAGACGCCGCCGAACTCGACAATGCGGCCGGCCCAGCAGGCAAAGTCTCAGGCATCTACGATCTCGTCGGACAGAAGACGGTAAAGCGTGGGACCGCCAAGGCCGGCGACACCGTCGCTCTCGGCAAACTCGACGGGGCTGTGACCGGCGATACGCTGTCGGCAAAAGGGGCGTCGGTTCCCACGATCGCCGTGCCGAAGCCTCCGCAGCCGGTGCTGCATAAAGTCGTGCGGCCGAGTGAGCGCAAGGATGACGTGAAGCTGTCGGCCGCTCTTGCCAAGCTCGTCGACGAAGATCCCTCTCTTGCCGTCGAGCACCGTCAGGAAACGGGCGAGACGGTCGTGAGCGGGCAGGGGGAAATGCACCTGCGCGTCGCGCTCGAACGGCTTGCGAGCAAGAACGGCCTGTCGGTCGAGACCTCCGTTGCGACCGTGCCCTATCGCGAGACCATCAAGGGCTCGGTGACGCAGCGTGGCCGCCACAAGAAGCAGTCGGGCGGACATGGTCAGTTCGGCGACATCGTGGTCGACATCAAGCCGCTGCCTCGCGGTTCCGGCTTCGTCTTCAACGAGACGATCTCCGGCGGCGTGGTTCCGCGTCAGTATTTCTCCGCGGTCGAGGCCGGCGCAAGAGAAGCGCTGGAAAGCGGGCCGCTCGGCGGTTTTCCTGTCGTGGACGTCAGCGTAACTCTCACCGACGGCTCCTATCACCCCGTCGATTCGTCCGAGCAGGCTTTCAAGATGGCGGCACTCCTCGCTATGCGTGAAGGCTTGCCACAATGTCAGCCGGTCATTCTGGAGCCCGTTCTGAAGGTCGAGGTCACCGTGCCGAGTGATGCGACGCCGAAGGTGAACGCCATCGTCTCCGGTCGGCGCGGCCAGCTCCTCGGTTTCGACGGCAAGCCGGATTGGGATGGCTGGGACGTGATCTCGGCGCTCATTCCGGAAGCCGAGATTGCCGATCTGATCATCGAACTGCGTTCGGCCACGCAAGGCGTCGGAACGTTCACCTCAAGCTTCGATCATCTCGCCGAGGTGCATGGGCGGCTTTCCGATGACATTCTGAAAGCGGCCTCGAAAGAGGCGGCATAG
- a CDS encoding LysR family transcriptional regulator: MDWDKLRIFHAAAEAGSFTHAGDSLNMSQSAVSRQVSALESELGVPLFHRHARGLILTEQGELLVRTAREVLVKLEQTRAELADSKGQPSGALKVTTTVGLGSSWLASRLNEFIDLYPQINLQVVLDDDELDLSMREADVAIRLRAPTQPDLIQRKLFTVHFHVYASPDYLQRFGQPKSVAELDEHRIIVYGENAPAYLRDMNLLMSSGRENGEPRTPIMAINNVVAIRRAIEKGLGIAMLPDYLVNEQSPLVAILPEAEVPAFDTYFVYAEELRNSARVQVFRDFLIAMARRWHY, translated from the coding sequence ATGGATTGGGATAAGCTGCGGATCTTCCACGCGGCGGCAGAAGCCGGGTCGTTTACCCATGCCGGCGATTCGCTCAACATGAGCCAGTCGGCTGTCAGCCGGCAGGTGAGCGCACTGGAATCGGAGCTCGGAGTTCCCCTCTTCCACCGCCACGCCCGCGGCCTCATTCTGACGGAACAGGGCGAGCTCCTCGTGCGCACGGCGCGCGAAGTGCTGGTGAAGCTCGAACAAACCCGAGCAGAACTCGCCGATTCCAAGGGGCAGCCATCGGGCGCTCTCAAGGTCACGACCACCGTCGGACTCGGCTCCAGCTGGCTCGCTTCGCGCCTCAACGAATTCATCGACCTCTACCCGCAGATCAATCTGCAGGTCGTGCTCGACGATGACGAGCTCGACCTCTCGATGCGCGAGGCCGATGTGGCGATCCGACTGCGGGCACCCACCCAGCCAGACCTCATTCAGCGCAAGCTCTTCACGGTGCACTTCCACGTCTACGCTTCGCCCGATTATCTTCAGCGTTTCGGACAGCCGAAAAGCGTGGCCGAGCTCGATGAACACCGCATCATCGTCTATGGCGAGAATGCCCCGGCCTATCTCCGAGACATGAATCTGCTGATGAGCAGCGGCCGCGAAAACGGCGAGCCGCGCACTCCGATCATGGCGATCAACAATGTCGTGGCGATCCGGCGTGCGATCGAAAAGGGGCTCGGCATCGCCATGCTTCCCGACTACCTCGTCAACGAGCAGTCGCCGCTGGTGGCCATTCTCCCGGAAGCGGAAGTGCCGGCGTTCGACACTTATTTCGTTTACGCAGAAGAGCTCAGGAACTCCGCCCGCGTCCAGGTTTTCCGGGATTTCCTCATCGCCATGGCGCGCCGCTGGCATTATTGA